A genomic region of Trifolium pratense cultivar HEN17-A07 linkage group LG3, ARS_RC_1.1, whole genome shotgun sequence contains the following coding sequences:
- the LOC123914347 gene encoding probable isoaspartyl peptidase/L-asparaginase 3 isoform X2 produces MEVGAVAAMRYVKDGIKAARLVMQHTEHTLLVGEKASEFAISMGLPGPTNLSSSESIEKWTKWKNSSCQPNFRKNVLPENNCGPYRPNNYLDLSDETCPDTYQNKISRLPQVGLHSHDTISMAVIDRTGRIAVGTSTNGATFKVPGRVGDGPIAGSSAYAVDEVGACCATGDGDVMMRFLPCYQVVESMRLGMEPKLAAKDAIARITKKFPDFVGAVVALNKTGEHAGACHGWTFKYSVRSPAMKDVEVFTVLP; encoded by the exons ATGGAAGTAGGAGCTGTTGCTGCCATGAGATACGTAAAGGATGGAATCAAGGCTGCCAGGCTAGTAATGCAACACACTGAACACACTTTGCTTGTAGGAGAGAAAGCATCAGAATTCGCAATTTCAATGGGTCTTCCAGGACCTACAAACCTGAGTTCATCGGAATCTATAGAGAAATGGACCAAATGGAAAAATAGTAGCTGCCAACCGAATTTCAGGAAAAACGTATTACCTGAAAACAATTGCGGTCCTTATCGTCCAAATAACTATCTGGACCTTTCTGATGAAACATGCCCCGATAcgtatcaaaataaaatatcaagattACCTCAAGTTGGTCTTCACAGCCATGATACCATATCAATGGCTGTTATCGACAGG ACAGGACGTATTGCTGTTGGCACATCAACTAATGGGGCAACATTCAAGGTTCCTGGAAG GGTAGGTGATGGTCCCATAGCTGGATCCTCAGCATATGCTGTTGATGAAGTTGGCGCATGTTGTGCAACTGGGGATGGCGACGTCATGATGCGCTTCCTTCCTTG CTATCAAGTTGTGGAAAGTATGAGGTTGGGGATGGAACCCAAACTTGCTGCTAAGGATGCAATAGCgcgaataacaaaaaaatttccaGACTTTGTTGGAGCTGTTGTTGCCCTTAATAAAACGGGGGAACATGCTGGTGCCTGCCATGGTTGGACATTTAAATATTCAGTAAGAAGCCCTGCAATGAAAGATGTAGAAGTCTTTACTGTGCTACCCTGA